The genomic DNA CCGGTTCTTTGACCTGGTCAGAGAAGTCCGGAAGAGTTCTGATATCCCTCTTGTCGTCCTGACTTACACGAACCTGATCCTGCAGCGGGATATCAATACATTCTATCAGGATGCAGCTGATGCCGGTATCGATGCCGTGGTTGTTGCAGACCTCCCATACGAGGAGGCAGGCCCCTATATTACCGCAGCAGAAACCGCAGGGGTAGCGCCGGTCATGATGGTCAGCACGACCACCTCACCTGAACGGCTTTCAAAAATCCTCACCGTCAAGAGCGGATTTATCTACCTGGTAGCGGCTCTTGGTGTCACCGGTATGAGGCAGAAGACCGACCCGGTTGCGCAAAAACTGCTTGCCGATCTTAAAAACAGGACAGACATCCCAATAGCCCCCGGATTTGGCATATCTGACCGGGAACAGGTCAGGGAATGGACTGATGCAGGAGCTGATGCGGTCATCGTGGGTTCGGCCCTGGTCAGAGAAATCGAGGATAGTCTTGTCAAACCAGATACGCTGATCCCCCGGATTACAGCATTTGTACAATCACTCAAATAATAGTCAGGGGAGACTACAACATCCATCATGGGTGAGCGGGAGACAGATCATAAACCGTGAACCGGTATCCTTCCCCTCACTCTCTACCCAGACTTTTCCTCCATAACACTCCATCACCCGTTTTACGATAGAAAGACCAAGGCCTGATGACTGACGGTCATGCCTGGACCGGTCGGCCATGTAAAATTCATCAAATACATGAAGGGCCTCTTCCTTTGTCAGACCAATACCGGTATCCTCAAAGGTGATGATTACCGCCTGATCATCCACCTGGGAATAGATACGTATCCTGCCATTGTTCCGGGTATATTTAATGGCATTACTGAGCAGGTTTTCAAATACCGATGAAGCATCCCGGTTCGAAAAACTCATGGTGAGATCATCAGGGACCAGCACTTCCACAGTGAGGTTTTTCTGCTCGATAAAGAGCCAGTGTTTCTCTACGGCCTGATTGATAAGGCTGGCCGGACGGATCATCTCAAATTCAACCACCCCTTCATGCCGACTGAGTCGTGCCAGGGTGAGGATCTTCTCGGTCTGTTCCCTGATAGAATATACAGACCTTAGAAGGACACCATAAAGTTCACGTTTCTCACTATCATGCTCTTCATGAAGAAGGGTTGGGAGCAGAGCGATCAGAGGAGTCAGGGGCGTCTTCAGGTCATGTCCAAGCTGGTTGATAAAATCATCTTTCTGTTTCAGAAGCCGGTTTACTTCAAAGGTCCGCTCCCTGACACGATCATCTAGTTCCCGGTTCATACCGATCAGCCGGTTGGCTAAAAAGTCCAGTTCATGGTTTTTATCTTCCAGAACCCGGGCATACTCCCTGAGCTGGGCTTCTGCCTTTTTCCGTTCCCTGATATCCCTCGCAATCACCAGAATGGCAGGCTCTCCACGATATGTGATGGCCATGGTCGAGACCTCAACCTGCACAACCTCCCCGGTATGACTGATAAAACATTCCTCCTGAGGGGGATTTAACCCCATTCCTGACAATGAAGAAGATATTCGGGTATTGACAAGAGGAATGTAATCAGGGTGGACATATGCAAGGGGGTCCTGACCGAGCACCTCCTCTTCCTTTTCTGCACCAAGTAACGTGATACCGGCAGGATTTGCATAGAGGATCTGTTTTCCGTCATGCACAAAGATAGGATCAGGGGATAGTTCAACCAACGTCCTGTACCGTTCTTCACTCTCACGAAGAGCCTGGTTGACCTGCATCAGTTCACTGGTTCGCTCGGTCACCAGGATCTCAAGCTCCTCGCGGGACTTTTTCAGGGCCTCTTCTGCCTTTTTTCTGGTGGTTATATCCCTGATGCATTCTATCGCACCAACGATCTCACCATCAGAATTTCGAAGCGGAGAAGCTACCCCCCACAGGTACATCCCTTCTTTCCCAGCTCTGTTCATGTACGACTCCCCGATGATAATATCCCCCTCACGATGGAAATGTACGTATTTCTTCCGGGTTACATCATCCGGCTCTAATGCAAGATCGACCAGAATCGGCCTTCTCTCACCATAGAACGGGACTGAATATGCATAATTCCCTTTTCCGAGCATCTCCTCTGCCGCTATCCCGGTCAGAGCTGCCATTGCACGGTTCCAGAATATCACCTCCCCGTGTTTGTTGATTACCACCGTTGCATCAGGGAAAAAGTCAATAACATCAGCAAGTTGTTGTTTTGATTCCCTGATCTCGTCTTCAGCCTTTTTTCTCTCAGAGATATCAATAATGACGCCACGAAGCCCGGTCACCGTCCCGTTCACAATCACGGCTGTGGAATGGATGATTACTGGAAATGTTGAACCATCAGACCTGATTGCCATATACTCATGCGGCTTGGAAGGAGCACCTCCACTGACATCTCGGATGATCTGAACCGCCCGTTGTCGATCGTCTGGAATGATAAAATCCAGTACATTTTTATCATCCAGGGGCTGGTCAGCATCAAATCCAAAGAGAGTATACGCCTGATGGTTGACATAGGTGATATTTCCATTCAGAGAGCACTCAAAGATCCCTTCAGGGAGGAGATCGGCAAGATCCTTGTACTTTTTTTTACTCTCCTGAAGCATCTCCTGGGATTGACGGAGCTCTTCCAGACGAAACTTAAGTTCTTCTCCTGATGCGATAAGCTCCTCATATGCCGCACTGAGATCGATATTCCGCTGTTCAAGCTCATTTTCAGCCTGGATACGTTCGGTAATATCCCGGATAA from Methanospirillum hungatei JF-1 includes the following:
- the trpA gene encoding tryptophan synthase subunit alpha yields the protein MNRLKEAFETRTKSLLMTFTVAGDPDFETSLEIIKALENGGADIIELGLPFSDPVADGPVIQQADQRALASGMNTDRFFDLVREVRKSSDIPLVVLTYTNLILQRDINTFYQDAADAGIDAVVVADLPYEEAGPYITAAETAGVAPVMMVSTTTSPERLSKILTVKSGFIYLVAALGVTGMRQKTDPVAQKLLADLKNRTDIPIAPGFGISDREQVREWTDAGADAVIVGSALVREIEDSLVKPDTLIPRITAFVQSLK
- a CDS encoding hybrid sensor histidine kinase/response regulator; protein product: MISVLYVDDDESFCGFFKLYLERMDGFTVTTVRSGFKALDMILSGSFDIVVSDYHMPGMSGMDLLRAYRKKGVNVPFILFTGKGREEVVIEAINEGATFYLQKGGDPPSLFAELAHKIRQAVHAQDAQKALLENEEKFRRLFETAFDGILLLSDFTIVDCNNQAAALFNAGKSEMIGSDFTRLAPELQPEGSRTKDKAGALLQTAFQEDGAFVTWKFRRFDGSVFDAEMSVSKLELGESIYYQAIIRDITERIQAENELEQRNIDLSAAYEELIASGEELKFRLEELRQSQEMLQESKKKYKDLADLLPEGIFECSLNGNITYVNHQAYTLFGFDADQPLDDKNVLDFIIPDDRQRAVQIIRDVSGGAPSKPHEYMAIRSDGSTFPVIIHSTAVIVNGTVTGLRGVIIDISERKKAEDEIRESKQQLADVIDFFPDATVVINKHGEVIFWNRAMAALTGIAAEEMLGKGNYAYSVPFYGERRPILVDLALEPDDVTRKKYVHFHREGDIIIGESYMNRAGKEGMYLWGVASPLRNSDGEIVGAIECIRDITTRKKAEEALKKSREELEILVTERTSELMQVNQALRESEERYRTLVELSPDPIFVHDGKQILYANPAGITLLGAEKEEEVLGQDPLAYVHPDYIPLVNTRISSSLSGMGLNPPQEECFISHTGEVVQVEVSTMAITYRGEPAILVIARDIRERKKAEAQLREYARVLEDKNHELDFLANRLIGMNRELDDRVRERTFEVNRLLKQKDDFINQLGHDLKTPLTPLIALLPTLLHEEHDSEKRELYGVLLRSVYSIREQTEKILTLARLSRHEGVVEFEMIRPASLINQAVEKHWLFIEQKNLTVEVLVPDDLTMSFSNRDASSVFENLLSNAIKYTRNNGRIRIYSQVDDQAVIITFEDTGIGLTKEEALHVFDEFYMADRSRHDRQSSGLGLSIVKRVMECYGGKVWVESEGKDTGSRFMICLPLTHDGCCSLP